From one Brachypodium distachyon strain Bd21 chromosome 4, Brachypodium_distachyon_v3.0, whole genome shotgun sequence genomic stretch:
- the LOC100843109 gene encoding alpha-L-arabinofuranosidase 1 yields the protein MGLEEGGRCTIFCLLLLLSVGCKCLASGSEVTQEASLSVDASPLLAQKIPDTLFGIFFEEINHAGAGGIWAELVNNRGFEAGGPHTPSNVDPWSIVGDDSSIFVATDRTSCFSRNIVALRMEVLCDNCPAGGVGIYNPGFWGMNIEDGETYNLVMHVKSPETTELTVSLTSSDGLQILASATIQVAGSSNWKKLDHKLVAKGTDRTSRLQITANKKGVVWFDQVSLMPSDTYKGHGFRTELISMLLELKPRFLRFPGGCFVEGDRLRNAFRWRDSIGPWEERPGHYGDVWNYWTDDGLGYYEFLQLSEDLGAAPVWVFNNGISHHDEVETAAIAPFVKDILDSLEFAKGSADSPWGSVRAAMGHPEPFPVKYVAIGNEDCGKTYYRGNYLKFYYAIREAYPDIQMISNCDGSSVPLDHPADLYDFHVYTGSKALFSMKNTFDRTSRGGPKAFVSEYAVTGNDAGRGSLLASLAEAAFLTGLERNSDVVQMASYAPLFINDNDRTWNPDAIVFNSWQQYGTPSYWMQTLFRESSGAIIHPITVSSSYSDSLAASAITWHDNENNFLRVKIVNFGTDAVSLSISATGLQGSVNALGSTATILTSGNVMDENSFSNPNKVVPVRIALRDAAEEMEVMLAPHSFSAFDLALSQSELVAEM from the exons ATGGGTCTCGAAGAAGGGGGCCGTTGTACCATCTTctgcttgttgctgctgctctccGTGGGCTGCAAATGTTTGGCGTCAGGATCTGAGGTCACCCAGGAGGCAAGCCTCAGCGTTGACGCCTCGCCGCTCCTTGCTCAAAAGATCCCCGACACGCTGTTCGGAATATTTTTTGAG GAGATCAACCATGCAGGAGCTGGTGGAATATGGGCAGAACTTGTTAATAATAGAG GTTTTGAAGCGGGAGGACCCCATACTCCATCAAACGTTGACCCATGGTCCATCGTTGGAGATGACTCTTCCATATTTGTGGCGACGGATCGTACGTCATGTTTCAGTCGAAACATTGTTGCTTTAAGGATGGAAGTTCTCTGTGACAACTGTCCAGCTGGTGGTGTTGGTATTTACAACCCTGGGTTCTGGGGCATG AACATAGAAGATGGGGAGACCTACAATCTAGTTATGCATGTTAAGTCACCAGAAACGACAGAATTGACAGTTTCGCTAACAAGCTCTGATGGATTGCAAATTCTGGCTTCAGCTACCATACA AGTTGCTGGCTCATCGAATTGGAAAAAACTGGACCATAAGTTGGTTGCTAAAGGAACAGACAGAACCTCAAGACTTCAGATAACAGCTAACAAGAAGGGAGTTGTATGGTTTGACCAAGTATCACTCATGCCTTCGGATACATACAAG GGACACGGTTTTCGCACAGAACTTATATCCATGCTTTTGGAGTTAAAACCCCGGTTCTTGAGATTTCCTG GAGGTTGCTTTGTTGAAGGAGATCGGTTAAGAAATGCATTCAGATGGAGGGATTCTATTGGTCCATGGGAAGAGAGGCCTGGACACTACGGGGATGTTTGGAATTACTGGACGGATGATGGCCTTGGATATTATGAGTTTCTTCAG CTTTCTGAAGACCTGGGTGCTGCCCCAGTTTGGGTGTTCAACAACG GAATCAGCCACCATGATGAAGTTGAGACCGCTGCTATTGCTCCTTTTGTAAAG GATATATTGGACAGTCTAGAATTTGCAAAGGGGAGTGCAGATTCACCATGGGGTTCTGTTAGAGCTGCTATGGGGCATCCTGAACCATTCCCAGTCAAATATGTTGCAATTGGGAATGAAGATTGTGGGAAAACATATTATCGCG GTAACTACCTCAAGTTCTATTATGCTATAAGAGAGGCCTATCCAGACATTCAGATGATTTCGAATTGTGATGGTTCATCCGTACCACTTGACCATCCTGCTGATTTATATGATTTTCAT GTTTATACCGGTTCCAAGGCACTGTTTTCCATGAAGAACACATTTGACAGAACCTCTCGTGGTGGGCCCAAG GCTTTTGTCAGCGAGTATGCTGTTACGGGAAATGATGCAGGCAGAGGAAGTCTTCTCGCTTCATTGGCAGAGGCTGCATTCCTTACTGGACTGGAGAGGAATAG TGATGTTGTTCAGATGGCAAGCTATGCACCGCTCTTCATAAACGATAACGATCGCAC GTGGAACCCAGATGCTATTGTCTTCAACTCCTGGCAGCAATATGGAACTCCCAGTTACTGGATGCAAACGCTTTTCCGTGAATCAAGTGGCGCCATAATCCATCCAATTACAGTCAGTTCTAGCTACTCAGATTCTCTAGCGGCATCTGCAATCACCTGGCATGATAATGAGAACAACTTCCTAAGAGTGAAG ATTGTGAACTTCGGAACGGATGCGGTGAGCCTCAGCATCTCAGCAACTGGGCTCCAGGGCAGCGTCAATGCCCTCGGGTCTACCGCCACTATTCTCACATCCGGCAATGTGATGGATGAGAATTCGTTCAGCAACCCAAACAAG GTTGTTCCAGTTAGGATCGCGCTGCGCGATGCCGCGGAGGAGATGGAGGTCATGCTGGCGCCTCACTCTTTCAGTGCTTTCGATCTCGCTCTGTCACAATCCGAGCTTGTGGCGGAGATGTGA
- the LOC100825241 gene encoding histone-lysine N-methyltransferase, H3 lysine-9 specific SUVH1 produces MESFKDGAETTEQPLDMKPLLSLAPMFPAPAGYDIATQSGDPPLVYVTPIFRSCPSSERPMPSSEQPRPAEPASFARPSPVSSVPLKAIPISAAFRKPRRKDESSDEDYDPFCKKRKTSTLKRTTKKVQLAGDSNAVNVKQRPIRRSLSKELAGWPSSADSPRESVEATMIMFDSLRRRMLQLDEKEDAGKRADLKAGALMMQNNLRINSLKKMGPVPGVEIGDIFFFRFEMCTVGLHAQSMAGIDYMSSKHAGKDVSLAVSIISSGGYENAEDDTDTLVYTGQGGNSRYKEKHDQKPERGNLALMNSTKRKNQIRVVRGVQDPFCNSGKIYIYDGLYRIEDSWMDMAKNGFNVFKYKLRREPGQPDGISVWKMTEKWKANPVTRGRFITLDLSSEIENQPVCVVNDVDNEKGPSHFEYVTGVKYLRPLSRKKPLQNCKCPSVCLPGDPNCSCMKQNGGDLPYSSSGVLVKHVPILYECSSDCHCSQDCRNRVAQKGVKLNFEVFWTGDRGWGLRSWDPIRAGTFVCEYAGEVIDETNMNTDVEEHEYTFRTSCPGDKVLRWNLGAELLEEKSTDATAESFRQLPIIMSAKDAGNVARFLNHSCSPNLLWQAVQYDHGDDSYPHIMFFAMKHIPPMTELTYDYGARGAPPGIKGKFPQACKLNACLCGSTNCRGSF; encoded by the coding sequence ATGGAGAGCTTCAAAGATGGAGCAGAAACTACGGAGCAACCCTTGGACATGAAGCCATTGCTCTCACTGGCGCCGATGTTCCCTGCTCCTGCAGGATATGATATAGCAACTCAATCAGGCGATCCGCCATTAGTTTATGTCACACCAATATTCAGGTCCTGCCCTTCGTCAGAACGGCCTATGCCTTCGTCAGAACAGCCTAGGCCAGCAGAACCAGCTTCATTTGCTCGGCCGTCACCAGTGTCCTCAGTTCCTCTGAAGGCTATACCAATCTCAGCGGCATTTCGCAAACCGCGACGCAAAGACGAATCATCTGATGAAGATTACGATCCTTTTTGCAAGAAGAGAAAGACATCTACACTGAAGAGGACAACCAAGAAGGTTCAGCTGGCTGGAGATTCCAATGCAGTCAACGTCAAGCAGAGGCCAATAAGGAGGAGCCTCAGCAAGGAACTCGCCGGCTGGCCCTCATCGGCAGACAGCCCAAGGGAGTCGGTGGAAGCGACTATGATCATGTTCGATTCGCTCCGGCGCCGTATGCTGCAGTTGGATGAGAAGGAAGATGCTGGCAAGCGCGCCGACCTGAAGGCTGGTGCTCTTATGATGCAGAATAACCTGAGGATCAATAGTCTGAAGAAGATGGGTCCTGTGCCCGGTGTTGAAATCGGAgatattttcttcttcaggtTTGAAATGTGCACCGTGGGTTTGCATGCGCAGTCCATGGCCGGCATCGACTACATGTCGTCGAAGCATGCCGGGAAAGATGTTTCTCTGGCTGTGAGCATCATCTCATCTGGTGGTTATGAGAACGCTGAAGACGACACAGACACCTTGGTGTACACTGGTCAGGGAGGCAATAGCCGGTACAAGGAGAAGCATGACCAGAAGCCTGAGAGAGGCAACCTTGCTCTCATGAACAGCACCAAGAGGAAGAATCAGATCAGAGTCGTGCGCGGTGTGCAGGACCCTTTCTGCAACTCGGGCAAGATTTATATTTATGATGGGCTTTATCGCATCGAAGATTCTTGGATGGACATGGCGAAGAATGGCTTCAATGTTTTCAAGTACAAGCTGAGGAGGGAGCCGGGGCAACCTGATGGAATTTCAGTTTGGAAGATGACTGAGAAGTGGAAAGCAAATCCTGTCACAAGAGGAAGGTTCATAACGCTGGATTTGTCATCAGAGATTGAGAACCAACCTGTGTGCGTTGTCAACGATGTCGACAATGAAAAGGGGCCGAGCCACTTTGAATATGTTACTGGAGTGAAGTACTTGAGACCTCTTAGTAGGAAGAAGCCACTGCAAAACTGCAAGTGTCCTAGTGTGTGCTTGCCAGGTGACCCTAATTGCTCATGTATGAAACAGAATGGTGGCGATCTTCCATACAGCTCGTCTGGAGTGCTCGTGAAGCATGTTCCGATTCTTTATGAGTGCTCTTCTGATTGTCATTGTTCGCAAGACTGTCGAAACAGGGTCGCGCAGAAGGGTGTTAAGCTGAACTTTGAGGTTTTCTGGACTGGAGACCGTGGGTGGGGTCTCCGGTCCTGGGACCCGATCCGTGCTGGCACATTCGTTTGTGAGTATGCCGGTGAGGTCATCGATGAAACCAACATGAACACAGATGTCGAGGAACATGAGTATACCTTTCGCACATCATGTCCCGGTGATAAGGTTCTAAGATGGAATCTGGGTGCAGAATTACTTGAAGAAAAAAGTACAGATGCCACAGCTGAGAGCTTTAGGCAATTACCTATCATCATGAGTGCAAAAGATGCAGGCAATGTAGCTCGTTTTCTGAACCATAGCTGCTCCCCGAATCTCCTCTGGCAAGCTGTGCAGTATGACCATGGCGATGACAGTTACCCGCATATCATGTTCTTCGCGATGAAACATATCCCTCCCATGACTGAACTGACCTATGATTATGGTGCACGAGGGGCACCTCCTGGCATCAAGGGCAAATTTCCCCAAGCTTGCAAGCTCAACGCATGCCTCTGTGGATCTACAAATTGCCGAGGTTCCTTCTGA
- the LOC100843411 gene encoding UDP-rhamnose/UDP-galactose transporter 4 — translation MGTPRKSDKKAALDLAAWSFNITSSVGIIMVNKALMATHGFSFATTLTGLHFVTTTLMTIVFRWLGLSQPSHLPLPDLIKFVIFSNLSIVGMNVSLMWNSVGFYQIAKLCMIPASCLLEVVFDRVHYSRDTKLSIMVVLVGVAVCTVTDVSVNAKGMLAAVIAVWSTAFQQYYVHYLQRKYSLNSFNLLGHTAPAQAGSLLLVGPFVDFLLTGKRVDHFNFSSLSLFFLVLSCFIAIGVNLSQFICIGRFSAVSFQVLGHMKTVLVLFLGFLFFGKEGLNLHVVLGMILAVLGMMWYGNASAKPGGKERRSVLPVRSERHNGASEEKDGGEK, via the exons ATGGGCACTCCAAGAAAATCCGACAAGAAGGCCGCCTTAGACTTGGCAGCATGGAGTTTCAATATCACCTCATCTGTCGGGATCATCATGGTCAACAAAGCCTTAATGGCTACACATGGATTCAGTTTCG CCACAACTTTAACAGGCCTTCATTTTGTGACAACCACCTTGATGACCATTGTATTTCGGTGGCTAGGCCTGAGCCAGCCCTCTCACTTGCCACTACCAGATCTGATTAAATTTGTGATCTTTTCAAACCTGTCTATTGTTGGCATGAATGTGAGCTTGATGTGGAACTCTGTGGGGTTTTATCAG ataGCAAAGCTTTGCATGATACCTGCATCATGTCTTCTGGAGGTTGTCTTTGATCGTGTACACTACTCACGTGACACAAAGCTGAGCATAATGGTTGTACTTGTAGGCGTTGCAGTTTGCACAGTTACTGATGTCAGTGTGAATGCAAAAGGCATGCTTGCAGCTGTTATAGCTGTTTGGAGCACAGCTTTCCAACAATAC tATGTTCATTATCTCCAACGGAAGTACTCCCTGAACTCATTCAACCTCCTGGGTCATACTGCTCCAGCTCAAGCAGGTTCCCTCCTGCTGGTGGGGCCCTTTGTGGATTTCCTGTTGACAGGCAAAAGGGTGGATCACTTCAATTTCTCATCGCTTTCTCTG TTTTTCCTCGTACTGTCATGCTTCATTGCAATTGGTGTCAATCTGAGCCAGTTCATCTGCATTGGCCGGTTCTCTGCTGTATCCTTCCAAGTCCTGGGCCACATGAAGACCGTCTTGGTCCTGTTCCTAGGGTTTCTCTTCTTCGGCAAGGAGGGCCTGAACCTTCATGTAGTCCTTGGAATGATCCTCGCAGTTCTCGGAATGATGTGGTATGGGAACGCATCAGCGAAACCAGGAGGTAAAGAGCGTCGGAGTGTTCTCCCAGTGAGGTCCGAGAGGCACAATGGAGCTTCAGAAGAGAAGGATGGTGGCGAGAAATGA
- the LOC100843722 gene encoding metal tolerance protein 1 isoform X1 — protein sequence MDSHNSPPPHIPEVTMDISSASGAAGNRMCRGGACDFSDSSNTSKDAKDRSTSIRKLLIAVILCVIFMAVEVVGGIKANSLSILTDAAHLLSDVAAFAISLFSLWAAGWEATPQQSYGFFRIEILGAMVSIQLIWLLAGILVYEAIMRLLNESGEVQGSLMFAVSAFGLFVNIIMAVLLGHDHGHGGHGHSHGHSHGHDNSEVDHLSHHGDHEEGHVHHHEHSHGTSITVTTRQHSHSSTGQHQDAEEPLLKHDGDCESAHPGAKKPRRNINVHSAYLHVIGDSIQSVGVMIGGALIWYKPEWKIIDLICTLIFSVIVLFTTIRMIRNILEVLMESTPREIDATRLENGLRGMEGVIAVHELHIWAITVGKVLLACHVTITQEANADQMLDKVIGYIKAEYNISHVTIQIERE from the coding sequence ATGGACAGCCATAATTCACCACCGCCCCATATTCCTGAAGTAACAATGGACATCTCATCTGCTTCTGGAGCAGCAGGGAACAGAATGTGCAGAGGTGGAGCCTGCGACTTTTCTGACTCTAGTAACACCTCGAAAGATGCAAAGGACAGATCTACCTCCATCAGGAAGCTCCTAATTGCTGTGATCCTTTGCGTTATATTCATGGCTGTTGAAGTGGTTGGAGGCATCAAAGCAAACAGTCTTTCAATCTTGACTGATGCAGCCCATCTCCTCTCTGATGTTGCAGCCTTTGCCATATCTTTGTTCTCTCTATGGGCAGCTGGTTGGGAAGCGACGCCCCAGCAGTCATATGGGTTTTTCCGTATAGAAATTCTTGGCGCAATGGTTTCCATTCAGCTTATATGGCTCCTTGCCGGCATACTTGTCTATGAAGCTATTATGAGGCTCCTTAATGAAAGTGGCGAGGTACAGGGCTCCCTCATGTTTGCTGTATCAGCTTTTGGCTTGTTTGTTAACATCATAATGGCAGTCTTGCTTGGTCACGACCATGGGCATGGCGGACACGGGCACAGCCATGGTCATAGCCATGGACATGATAACTCTGAGGTTGACCACCTTTCCCATCATGGAGATCATGAGGAGGGCCATGTACACCACCATGAGCACAGCCATGGTACTTCTATAACCGTTACAACCCGGCAGCACTCTCATTCCAGCACTGGACAACATCAGGATGCCGAGGAACCATTGCTTAAGCATGACGGTGATTGTGAGAGCGCACATCCTGGTGCCAAGAAGCCTCGTCGCAATATCAATGTACACAGTGCCTATCTGCATGTAATTGGGGACTCCATCCAGAGCGTCGGCGTAATGATTGGAGGGGCTCTCATCTGGTACAAGCCCGAATGGAAGATCATTGATCTCATATGCACACTCATCTTCTCCGTGATCGTACTGTTTACCACAATCAGGATGATCCGGAACATACTTGAAGTCCTGATGGAGAGCACTCCTCGCGAGatcgacgccacgaggctcgaGAATGGTCTACGAGGAATGGAAGGCGTGATCGCCGTCCATGAGCTGCACATCTGGGCTATCACAGTGGGGAAGGTGCTCTTGGCGTGCCATGTGACGATCACGCAGGAAGCGAATGCCGATCAAATGCTTGACAAGGTCATTGGGTACATCAAGGCAGAGTACAACATCAGTCATGTGACCATTCAGATCGAGCGCGAGTGA
- the LOC100843722 gene encoding metal tolerance protein 1 isoform X2: MDISSASGAAGNRMCRGGACDFSDSSNTSKDAKDRSTSIRKLLIAVILCVIFMAVEVVGGIKANSLSILTDAAHLLSDVAAFAISLFSLWAAGWEATPQQSYGFFRIEILGAMVSIQLIWLLAGILVYEAIMRLLNESGEVQGSLMFAVSAFGLFVNIIMAVLLGHDHGHGGHGHSHGHSHGHDNSEVDHLSHHGDHEEGHVHHHEHSHGTSITVTTRQHSHSSTGQHQDAEEPLLKHDGDCESAHPGAKKPRRNINVHSAYLHVIGDSIQSVGVMIGGALIWYKPEWKIIDLICTLIFSVIVLFTTIRMIRNILEVLMESTPREIDATRLENGLRGMEGVIAVHELHIWAITVGKVLLACHVTITQEANADQMLDKVIGYIKAEYNISHVTIQIERE, encoded by the coding sequence ATGGACATCTCATCTGCTTCTGGAGCAGCAGGGAACAGAATGTGCAGAGGTGGAGCCTGCGACTTTTCTGACTCTAGTAACACCTCGAAAGATGCAAAGGACAGATCTACCTCCATCAGGAAGCTCCTAATTGCTGTGATCCTTTGCGTTATATTCATGGCTGTTGAAGTGGTTGGAGGCATCAAAGCAAACAGTCTTTCAATCTTGACTGATGCAGCCCATCTCCTCTCTGATGTTGCAGCCTTTGCCATATCTTTGTTCTCTCTATGGGCAGCTGGTTGGGAAGCGACGCCCCAGCAGTCATATGGGTTTTTCCGTATAGAAATTCTTGGCGCAATGGTTTCCATTCAGCTTATATGGCTCCTTGCCGGCATACTTGTCTATGAAGCTATTATGAGGCTCCTTAATGAAAGTGGCGAGGTACAGGGCTCCCTCATGTTTGCTGTATCAGCTTTTGGCTTGTTTGTTAACATCATAATGGCAGTCTTGCTTGGTCACGACCATGGGCATGGCGGACACGGGCACAGCCATGGTCATAGCCATGGACATGATAACTCTGAGGTTGACCACCTTTCCCATCATGGAGATCATGAGGAGGGCCATGTACACCACCATGAGCACAGCCATGGTACTTCTATAACCGTTACAACCCGGCAGCACTCTCATTCCAGCACTGGACAACATCAGGATGCCGAGGAACCATTGCTTAAGCATGACGGTGATTGTGAGAGCGCACATCCTGGTGCCAAGAAGCCTCGTCGCAATATCAATGTACACAGTGCCTATCTGCATGTAATTGGGGACTCCATCCAGAGCGTCGGCGTAATGATTGGAGGGGCTCTCATCTGGTACAAGCCCGAATGGAAGATCATTGATCTCATATGCACACTCATCTTCTCCGTGATCGTACTGTTTACCACAATCAGGATGATCCGGAACATACTTGAAGTCCTGATGGAGAGCACTCCTCGCGAGatcgacgccacgaggctcgaGAATGGTCTACGAGGAATGGAAGGCGTGATCGCCGTCCATGAGCTGCACATCTGGGCTATCACAGTGGGGAAGGTGCTCTTGGCGTGCCATGTGACGATCACGCAGGAAGCGAATGCCGATCAAATGCTTGACAAGGTCATTGGGTACATCAAGGCAGAGTACAACATCAGTCATGTGACCATTCAGATCGAGCGCGAGTGA
- the LOC112272471 gene encoding uncharacterized protein LOC112272471: MIQHTATTLVTLIFLPYIALALGDGQSNDHDAVKSVLTKDSDLFKCINIHQQPTLSHPLLKNHKVQMKPNSYPYELHNRSLSLSTKSLAQLPTISCPRGTVPILQDTKGDIKNSEGFHTLDGPRGELAMIKTVDEIFGSRVSINVYEPKVKEQTKDFSASWVIMLNKENAIESIGAGSMVWPSFSGDNFARFHITWRDNSHDALCYDHGCPGFVQVNSKIGLGSRIQPVSVYNGPQHFIDVLLFKDPNTTNWWVLLGGTPIGYWPNSIFSHLKDSVTEVGWGGQVYGPTIQSNFPQMGSGHFAWEGFGKAAYVSNIKIVRNNNKYYTPDTDQTFAKSTRPNCYPVGNYGQDEGGMHIYYGGPGGCDKF, from the exons ATGATACAACACACAGCAACCACACTGGTTACCCTTATTTTTCTACCATACATTGCTTTGGCGTTGGGAGATGGACAATCTAATGATCATGATGCAGTCAAGAGCGTTCTG ACTAAAGATAGCGATCTCTTCAAGTGTATCAATATACACCAACAACCAACTCTGAGCCATCCATTGCTGAAGAACCACAAAGTACAG ATGAAACCTAACTCTTATCCATATGAGCTTCATAACCGGTCTTTATCTCTATCTACCAAATCATTGGCACAACTTCCTACCATTTCATGCCCAAGAGGAACCGTACCTATATTACAAGATACAAAAGGTGATATAAAAAATTCTGAAGGTTTCCACACATTGGATGGTCCTCGTGGAGAG CTGGCGATGATCAAAACAGTAGATGAGATATTTGGCTCTCGTGTTTCGATAAATGTTTATGAGCCAAAAGTGAAAGAACAGACTAAAGATTTCAGTGCATCATGGGTCATAATGCTAAACAAGGAGAATGCTATTGAAAGTATTGGTGCTGGTTCTATG GTGTGGCCAAGCTTTAGTGGTGATAATTTTGCCAGATTTCACATTACTTGG AGGGACAACAGCCACGATGCTCTATGCTATGACCATGGTTGTCCTGGTTTTGTGCAAGTTAATTCAAAAATTGGGCTCGGGTCAAGAATACAACCAGTTTCTGTTTATAATGGTCCACAACATTTTATAGATGTTCTTTTATTTAAG GAcccaaacacaacaaattgGTGGGTACTATTGGGTGGAACGCCAATTGGATATTGGCCAAATTCAATCTTTTCTCACTTGAAGGATTCAGTTACAGAAGTAGGTTGGGGTGGACAAGTGTATGGCCCAACAATTCAGTCAAACTTTCCCCAAATGGGCAGCGGGCATTTTGCTTGGGAAGGGTTTGGGAAAGCAGCTTATGTGAGCAATATTAAAATTGTACGCAATAACAATAAGTATTATACACCAGATACTGATCAAACATTTGCTAAGAGTACGAGACCAAATTGTTACCCAGTTGGCAATTATGGTCAAGATGAAGGTGGCATGCATATCTATTATGGTGGACCTGGAGGATGTGATAAATTTTAA